A single genomic interval of Koleobacter methoxysyntrophicus harbors:
- the rlmB gene encoding 23S rRNA (guanosine(2251)-2'-O)-methyltransferase RlmB, whose protein sequence is MSRQLEGRNPVLEALKAGTTINKLIIQKGEKHGSILKIMAIAKERGIPLQEIDKKDMDSMSKTYGHQGVIALISEYKYYEVDEILDIAREKGDLPFIVILDKIEDPHNLGSIIRTSNAAGVHGVVIPRRRSVSVTPVVAKSSAGAVEYVPVAREVNLSRTVDMLKEKGLWIAGADMEGASIYESDLTGPLALVIGSEGKGISRLLKEKCDFLVSIPMVGRITSLNAATAGAIIIYEIFRQRLYKRQRG, encoded by the coding sequence ATGTCTCGGCAGCTTGAAGGCCGTAATCCTGTGTTAGAGGCACTGAAGGCCGGAACAACCATTAACAAATTAATAATACAAAAGGGTGAAAAACACGGGTCCATCTTAAAAATTATGGCTATAGCGAAGGAAAGAGGGATTCCGCTGCAGGAAATAGATAAAAAGGATATGGACTCAATGTCAAAAACGTACGGCCACCAGGGGGTTATTGCCCTAATTTCTGAATATAAATATTATGAAGTGGATGAGATACTGGATATAGCCAGAGAAAAGGGAGACCTTCCATTTATAGTCATTTTGGATAAAATAGAAGACCCTCATAATTTAGGTTCAATAATTCGAACATCTAATGCTGCCGGGGTACATGGCGTTGTAATCCCAAGGAGGAGGTCGGTATCTGTAACCCCGGTTGTTGCTAAATCATCAGCAGGTGCAGTGGAATATGTTCCCGTTGCAAGGGAAGTTAATTTAAGCAGGACGGTGGATATGTTAAAGGAAAAGGGGTTGTGGATAGCGGGGGCCGATATGGAAGGGGCTTCAATCTATGAATCGGATCTTACGGGCCCTTTGGCTCTTGTTATAGGCAGTGAAGGGAAAGGTATCAGCAGGCTGCTAAAGGAAAAATGCGATTTCTTAGTATCTATCCCCATGGTAGGAAGGATCACTTCTTTAAATGCTGCAACGGCCGGAGCGATCATCATATATGAAATTTTTAGACAGCGGTTATATAAGCGACAAAGGGGTTAG
- a CDS encoding NYN domain-containing protein: MTEYLLVDGYNVINAWNDLKKLQEHDIEMARKKLIEILAQYQMVKGIKVVIVFDAYLVKGGRERREIIDNVEVVFTKEGETADNFIEKQISILGGGFKVTAVTSDWTEQQMVLALGGARMSPRELLEEVADMVKEIKKYQENPANKMKHTLEHRLSGRVKGILEKWRQQK, translated from the coding sequence TTGACAGAATATTTGCTGGTAGATGGATACAATGTAATAAATGCCTGGAACGACCTAAAGAAACTTCAGGAGCATGACATTGAAATGGCCAGGAAAAAACTTATAGAGATTTTAGCTCAGTATCAGATGGTGAAAGGTATAAAGGTTGTAATTGTTTTTGATGCATACCTGGTTAAAGGGGGAAGGGAAAGGAGAGAGATAATCGACAATGTAGAAGTTGTCTTTACTAAGGAAGGGGAAACGGCTGATAATTTCATTGAAAAACAGATATCAATACTGGGAGGGGGATTCAAGGTAACGGCGGTAACGTCAGACTGGACGGAACAGCAGATGGTTTTAGCCCTGGGAGGAGCCAGGATGTCTCCTAGGGAATTACTGGAAGAAGTAGCGGATATGGTTAAAGAAATCAAGAAATACCAGGAGAACCCGGCAAATAAAATGAAGCATACACTTGAACACCGATTGAGCGGCAGAGTCAAGGGAATATTGGAAAAATGGCGGCAGCAGAAGTAA
- the sigH gene encoding RNA polymerase sporulation sigma factor SigH, whose translation MNLGLPKECFQEYDVMLDEEIVEDAKEGNPAAQEYLINKYKNFVRAKARSYFLIGADKEDIVQEGMIGLYKAIRDFKKDKLSSFRAFAELCITRQIITAIKTATRQKHIPLNSYVSLNKPIYDEDSDRTLLDVLTGTKVTDPEELIISREEFYDIEEKMGEILSKLEWQVLMSYLEGKSYQEISRELNRHVKSIDNALQRVKRKLERYLEVRDN comes from the coding sequence GTGAATTTGGGTTTGCCAAAGGAGTGTTTTCAAGAGTATGACGTTATGTTAGACGAAGAAATCGTTGAAGATGCCAAAGAAGGAAACCCAGCAGCCCAGGAATACCTGATTAACAAATATAAGAATTTTGTAAGGGCAAAAGCAAGGTCCTATTTTTTAATTGGGGCAGACAAAGAAGATATAGTGCAGGAGGGGATGATAGGATTATATAAGGCCATTCGGGACTTTAAGAAGGATAAACTTTCATCTTTTAGAGCATTTGCAGAACTGTGTATTACCAGGCAGATTATAACTGCAATTAAAACTGCAACAAGGCAGAAACATATTCCTCTTAATTCATATGTTTCCTTAAACAAACCCATTTATGACGAAGACTCCGATAGGACGCTCCTTGATGTACTGACAGGCACCAAGGTTACTGATCCGGAAGAGCTGATTATAAGCAGGGAGGAATTTTATGATATAGAAGAAAAGATGGGGGAAATATTGAGTAAGCTCGAATGGCAGGTATTAATGTCATACCTTGAAGGGAAATCGTACCAGGAAATCAGCAGGGAATTAAACCGCCATGTTAAATCCATTGATAATGCCCTTCAAAGAGTTAAAAGGAAACTGGAAAGATATCTGGAAGTAAGGGATAATTAG
- the tuf gene encoding elongation factor Tu, which produces MAKQKFERTKPHVNVGTIGHIDHGKTTLTAALTSVLATTGETQKVSFDQIDKAPEEKERGITIATAHVEYSTAKRHYAHVDCPGHADYVKNMITGAAQMDGAILVVSAADGPMPQTREHILLARQVGVPHIVVFLNKVDMVDDPELLELVEMEIRELLSQYEYPGDDIPVIAGSALKALECGCGSRECEWCGKIWELMDAVDEYVPTPQREVDKPFLMPIEDVFSITGRGTVVTGRVERGTLKVGDEVEIVGLRDEPRKTVVTGVEMFRKILDQAQAGDNIGALLRGVDKDEVERGQVLAKPGSIKPHTHFKAQVYVLTKEEGGRHTPFFNGYRPQFYFRTTDVTGVITLPEGTEMVMPGDNINMEIKLITPIAIEEGLRFAIREGGRTVGAGAVTSIIE; this is translated from the coding sequence ATGGCGAAGCAAAAATTTGAGAGGACGAAGCCCCACGTAAACGTAGGGACGATAGGTCACATAGACCACGGCAAGACGACATTAACGGCGGCATTAACGTCGGTATTAGCGACGACGGGAGAGACGCAGAAGGTATCATTTGACCAGATAGACAAGGCGCCTGAGGAGAAGGAGCGTGGAATAACGATAGCGACGGCGCACGTAGAGTATTCCACAGCGAAGAGGCACTATGCACATGTAGACTGTCCTGGTCATGCTGACTACGTAAAGAACATGATAACGGGGGCGGCGCAGATGGACGGAGCGATACTAGTAGTATCGGCAGCAGATGGTCCTATGCCGCAGACGCGGGAGCACATACTATTAGCCAGGCAGGTAGGGGTGCCCCACATAGTAGTATTTTTAAACAAAGTAGACATGGTAGACGACCCTGAATTATTAGAGCTAGTAGAGATGGAGATCAGGGAGCTGTTGAGTCAGTATGAATATCCAGGGGATGACATACCGGTAATAGCCGGATCGGCGTTAAAGGCATTAGAGTGTGGTTGCGGCAGCAGGGAATGTGAGTGGTGCGGTAAGATATGGGAGTTAATGGATGCAGTAGACGAATATGTACCGACACCGCAGAGGGAGGTAGACAAACCTTTCCTAATGCCGATAGAGGACGTATTCAGCATAACCGGTAGGGGGACGGTAGTAACGGGGAGAGTAGAGCGCGGTACCTTAAAAGTAGGGGACGAAGTAGAGATAGTAGGGTTAAGGGACGAGCCGCGCAAGACAGTAGTAACCGGGGTAGAGATGTTCAGGAAGATATTAGATCAGGCCCAGGCTGGAGACAACATAGGGGCATTACTAAGGGGAGTAGACAAAGACGAAGTAGAGCGCGGTCAGGTATTAGCCAAACCCGGTTCCATAAAGCCGCATACCCATTTCAAGGCACAGGTATACGTATTAACCAAAGAAGAAGGCGGCAGGCATACACCGTTCTTTAACGGATACAGGCCTCAGTTTTATTTCAGGACAACGGACGTTACAGGGGTAATAACCCTGCCCGAGGGCACGGAGATGGTAATGCCCGGGGACAACATCAACATGGAGATAAAACTCATAACCCCCATTGCCATCGAAGAAGGTCTGCGTTTTGCCATCCGTGAAGGCGGCAGAACCGTAGGCGCAGGTGCCGTTACCTCTATCATAGAATAA
- the rpmG gene encoding 50S ribosomal protein L33, producing MRINITLACTECKQRNYSTTKNKKNDPDRLELKKYCKYCKRHTLHKETK from the coding sequence ATGCGGATTAATATAACGCTGGCCTGTACAGAATGCAAGCAAAGGAATTATTCCACTACTAAAAATAAGAAAAATGACCCTGATAGATTAGAATTAAAAAAGTACTGCAAATATTGTAAACGGCACACTTTGCATAAGGAAACAAAATAG
- the secE gene encoding preprotein translocase subunit SecE — protein sequence MVTAKKEGFIKKITRFLKEVKSEMKKVTWPNRKELTSYTVVVIVSVFIVAGIIWILDSAFTGILGLIIK from the coding sequence ATGGTTACAGCCAAAAAAGAGGGATTTATAAAGAAGATAACCAGATTCCTCAAAGAGGTTAAATCAGAAATGAAAAAGGTTACCTGGCCTAACCGTAAAGAACTGACTTCTTACACAGTAGTTGTAATAGTTTCGGTGTTCATCGTTGCAGGAATTATCTGGATATTAGATTCGGCCTTTACTGGAATTCTCGGCCTGATAATTAAGTAA
- the nusG gene encoding transcription termination/antitermination protein NusG, with product MSKNWYVVHTYSGYENKVKANLEKRVESMGMEDKIFRVLVPMEEQIEIKDGKKKASKKKIFPGYVLVEMIVTDDSWYVVRNTPGVTGFVGSGTKPIPLQESEIKAILKQMGIEEKKPKVDFKVGQSVRVTSGPFENFIGKIEGINPEKEKVRVLVSMFGRETPVELDFAQIEKI from the coding sequence ATGTCTAAGAACTGGTATGTGGTTCATACTTATTCCGGTTACGAAAATAAGGTTAAAGCTAATTTAGAGAAGCGTGTGGAATCCATGGGGATGGAAGATAAGATTTTTAGGGTTTTAGTTCCCATGGAAGAACAGATAGAAATAAAAGATGGAAAGAAAAAGGCTTCTAAGAAAAAAATCTTCCCGGGTTATGTTTTGGTGGAGATGATAGTAACCGATGATTCGTGGTATGTGGTCAGAAATACACCCGGAGTTACGGGTTTTGTAGGATCCGGGACAAAACCCATTCCCCTTCAGGAATCCGAAATAAAGGCCATATTAAAGCAGATGGGAATTGAAGAGAAAAAACCGAAGGTAGATTTTAAGGTTGGCCAGAGTGTAAGGGTTACATCAGGGCCTTTTGAGAATTTTATAGGCAAGATAGAAGGAATTAATCCCGAAAAGGAGAAAGTAAGGGTTCTGGTTTCAATGTTTGGAAGGGAAACACCCGTTGAGCTGGATTTTGCCCAGATTGAAAAGATTTAA
- the rplK gene encoding 50S ribosomal protein L11, whose amino-acid sequence MAKKVIGMVKLQIPAGKATPAPPVGPALGQHGVNIMGFCKEFNERTASQAGLIIPVVITVYQDRSFSFICKTPPAAVLLKKAAKIEKGSGEPNRNKVAKVSKKDIREIAELKMQDLNAASIEAAMRMIEGTAKSMGIVVEG is encoded by the coding sequence ATGGCAAAAAAAGTTATTGGAATGGTTAAACTTCAGATACCTGCAGGCAAAGCTACACCAGCTCCCCCGGTAGGTCCTGCCCTGGGTCAGCATGGTGTGAATATAATGGGATTTTGCAAAGAATTTAATGAAAGGACTGCCTCTCAGGCAGGTCTAATTATCCCAGTTGTAATAACCGTTTATCAGGACAGGTCATTTTCCTTTATTTGTAAAACACCCCCTGCAGCTGTTTTGCTGAAAAAAGCAGCGAAAATCGAAAAGGGTTCTGGGGAACCCAACAGGAATAAGGTAGCAAAGGTGAGCAAGAAAGACATCAGAGAGATAGCTGAATTAAAGATGCAGGATTTGAATGCTGCCAGTATTGAGGCGGCTATGAGAATGATAGAAGGGACAGCCAAGAGTATGGGTATTGTTGTTGAGGGATAA